Proteins encoded together in one Asterias rubens chromosome 4, eAstRub1.3, whole genome shotgun sequence window:
- the LOC117289646 gene encoding protein O-linked-mannose beta-1,4-N-acetylglucosaminyltransferase 2-like isoform X1 — MTFSDTLTVLAVFVAAWGVYRCFILEEKLSNCSAKTASETPSFREKTDPETVQQTVLEGGSSVWCVGSSNTNRMCRFHNLCFSPKHKEFVFLEGPRSISYGLPRNLFDPALVDLSSVPNHNIQYFHYSSLPVSALERFKEVKLFSGKHVLMNRFKPNNVMHVFHDDLLPVFHTMLQAGLMNKTDFAPAAQLVFLDGFPEGDFMDLVKVLFHQQPLLKGDLVEGLDQSLVCFEEAHVGLSNVTVWYQYGFQVPQGPIPESLLSATKVKLFTHFVHDRIGFKGCEAVDSYAVLITRRSTRLILNEIELVSEIVKRTGMRVITAGLEDFPVTHLIEIISCAKALIGMHGSLLILAMFLPPGSILLELFPYAINPAHYTPYRRLVELQGMGIVYRCRRNLNPSHAVAHPDALPAYGGIHHLSLEEQKQIIESTEVPQHLCCSNPEWLFRIYQDTIVNIPSLLEALASWLGESEQTRKVTKTFNLFPSEIQNFICDRENGLHISWDQPWNIEYMNTHEVKHEVKYEVWIQQLHRDDYEAYIMQFTDHVFTEGIEETEKYRIWVRCLVGDIQGPFTDVVC, encoded by the coding sequence ATGACTTTCTCTGACACTTTGACGGTCTTGGCTGTGTTTGTAGCAGCATGGGGTGTTTACAGATGCTTCATTTTAGAGGAGAAGCTCTCGAACTGCTCAGCTAAAACAGCTTCAGAGACTCCAAGTTTCAGGGAGAAAACAGATCCAGAGACAGTTCAGCAGACAGTCTTGGAAGGTGGATCCTCTGTTTGGTGCGTTGGATCAAGCAACACCAACAGAATGTGTAGGTTTCACAACCTTTGCTTCTCTCCGAAACATAAGGAGTTTGTCTTTCTGGAAGGCCCTCGATCCATCTCATATGGACTTCCTCGGAACCTCTTCGACCCAGCTTTGGTCGATTTGTCTTCCGTCCCGAACCACAACATCCAGTACTTCCACTACAGTAGTCTTCCTGTGTCAGCCCTGGAAAGATTCAAGGAGGTCAAACTGTTTTCTGGGAAGCACGTCCTCATGAATCGCTTCAAACCAAATAACGTAATGCATGTGTTTCATGATGACCTCCTGCCGGTATTTCACACCATGTTGCAGGCTGGATTGATGAACAAGACGGACTTCGCTCCAGCTGCTCAACTAGTTTTCCTGGATGGATTCCCTGAAGGAGACTTTATGGATCTCGTAAAGGTTCTGTTCCATCAGCAACCGTTACTGAAAGGCGATCTTGTAGAGGGTTTAGACCAAAGTTTGGTGTGCTTCGAGGAAGCACACGTTGGTTTATCAAACGTAACAGTGTGGTACCAGTATGGCTTCCAGGTCCCTCAGGGGCCAATCCCGGAATCCCTCCTCTCAGCAACCAAAGTGAAACTGTTCACGCATTTTGTGCATGATCGGATAGGATTCAAAGGCTGTGAAGCTGTCGACAGCTACGCTGTCCTAATCACAAGGAGATCAACAAGACTGATTCTGAATGAGATTGAGCTTGTGTCTGAAATCGTCAAGAGAACAGGAATGCGAGTCATCACAGCTGGTCTTGAAGACTTCCCAGTAACACATCTCATCGAGATTATCTCATGCGCTAAAGCCTTAATTGGAATGCACGGTTCTCTCTTGATCCTCGCCATGTTTCTACCCCCGGGGTCCATTCTTCTGGAGTTGTTCCCTTACGCCATCAACCCCGCCCATTACACCCCTTACAGGAGGCTGGTTGAACTCCAAGGCATGGGAATCGTCTACAGGTGCAGGCGGAATCTGAACCCCAGTCACGCTGTTGCACATCCAGATGCTCTACCTGCCTATGGTGGCATACACCACCTGAGTCTCGAAGAGcagaaacaaattattgaatCCACAGAAGTACCACAGCACCTGTGTTGCTCAAACCCAGAGTGGCTCTTCCGCATATACCAAGACACAATTGTTAATATACCTTCCCTGCTAGAAGCACTCGCAAGTTGGCTTGGGGAAAGTGAACAGACAAGAAAGGTTACAAAAACCTTTAACTTATTTCCCAGTGAAATCCAAAACTTTATATGTGATAGAGAGAACGGTTTGCACATCTCATGGGACCAACCTTGGAATATTGAATATATGAATACGCATGAGGTCAAACACGAGGTCAAATATGAGGTTTGGATACAGCAGTTACATAGGGATGACTATGAAGCTTACATAATGCAGTTTACTGATCATGTTTTTACTGAGGGCATTGAAGAAACCGAAAAGTATAGAATTTGGGTAAGGTGTTTAGTGGGAGACATCCAGGGGCCTTTTACTGACGTTGTTTGTTGA
- the LOC117289646 gene encoding protein O-linked-mannose beta-1,4-N-acetylglucosaminyltransferase 2-like isoform X2: MTFSDTLTVLAVFVAAWGVYRCFILEEKLSNCSAKTASETPSFREKTDPETVQQTVLEGGSSVWCVGSSNTNRMCRFHNLCFSPKHKEFVFLEGPRSISYGLPRNLFDPALVDLSSVPNHNIQYFHYSSLPVSALERFKEVKLFSGKHVLMNRFKPNNVMHVFHDDLLPVFHTMLQAGLMNKTDFAPAAQLVFLDGFPEGDFMDLVKVLFHQQPLLKGDLVEGLDQSLVCFEEAHVGLSNVTVWYQYGFQVPQGPIPESLLSATKVKLFTHFVHDRIGFKGCEAVDSYAVLITRRSTRLILNEIELVSEIVKRTGMRVITAGLEDFPVTHLIEIISCAKALIGMHGSLLILAMFLPPGSILLELFPYAINPAHYTPYRRLVELQGMGIVYRCRRNLNPSHAVAHPDALPAYGGIHHLSLEEQKQIIESTEVPQHLCCSNPEWLFRIYQDTIVNIPSLLEALASWLGESEQTRKVTKTFNLFPSEIQNFICDRENGLHISWDQPWNIEYMNTHEVKHEVKYEFYR; encoded by the exons ATGACTTTCTCTGACACTTTGACGGTCTTGGCTGTGTTTGTAGCAGCATGGGGTGTTTACAGATGCTTCATTTTAGAGGAGAAGCTCTCGAACTGCTCAGCTAAAACAGCTTCAGAGACTCCAAGTTTCAGGGAGAAAACAGATCCAGAGACAGTTCAGCAGACAGTCTTGGAAGGTGGATCCTCTGTTTGGTGCGTTGGATCAAGCAACACCAACAGAATGTGTAGGTTTCACAACCTTTGCTTCTCTCCGAAACATAAGGAGTTTGTCTTTCTGGAAGGCCCTCGATCCATCTCATATGGACTTCCTCGGAACCTCTTCGACCCAGCTTTGGTCGATTTGTCTTCCGTCCCGAACCACAACATCCAGTACTTCCACTACAGTAGTCTTCCTGTGTCAGCCCTGGAAAGATTCAAGGAGGTCAAACTGTTTTCTGGGAAGCACGTCCTCATGAATCGCTTCAAACCAAATAACGTAATGCATGTGTTTCATGATGACCTCCTGCCGGTATTTCACACCATGTTGCAGGCTGGATTGATGAACAAGACGGACTTCGCTCCAGCTGCTCAACTAGTTTTCCTGGATGGATTCCCTGAAGGAGACTTTATGGATCTCGTAAAGGTTCTGTTCCATCAGCAACCGTTACTGAAAGGCGATCTTGTAGAGGGTTTAGACCAAAGTTTGGTGTGCTTCGAGGAAGCACACGTTGGTTTATCAAACGTAACAGTGTGGTACCAGTATGGCTTCCAGGTCCCTCAGGGGCCAATCCCGGAATCCCTCCTCTCAGCAACCAAAGTGAAACTGTTCACGCATTTTGTGCATGATCGGATAGGATTCAAAGGCTGTGAAGCTGTCGACAGCTACGCTGTCCTAATCACAAGGAGATCAACAAGACTGATTCTGAATGAGATTGAGCTTGTGTCTGAAATCGTCAAGAGAACAGGAATGCGAGTCATCACAGCTGGTCTTGAAGACTTCCCAGTAACACATCTCATCGAGATTATCTCATGCGCTAAAGCCTTAATTGGAATGCACGGTTCTCTCTTGATCCTCGCCATGTTTCTACCCCCGGGGTCCATTCTTCTGGAGTTGTTCCCTTACGCCATCAACCCCGCCCATTACACCCCTTACAGGAGGCTGGTTGAACTCCAAGGCATGGGAATCGTCTACAGGTGCAGGCGGAATCTGAACCCCAGTCACGCTGTTGCACATCCAGATGCTCTACCTGCCTATGGTGGCATACACCACCTGAGTCTCGAAGAGcagaaacaaattattgaatCCACAGAAGTACCACAGCACCTGTGTTGCTCAAACCCAGAGTGGCTCTTCCGCATATACCAAGACACAATTGTTAATATACCTTCCCTGCTAGAAGCACTCGCAAGTTGGCTTGGGGAAAGTGAACAGACAAGAAAGGTTACAAAAACCTTTAACTTATTTCCCAGTGAAATCCAAAACTTTATATGTGATAGAGAGAACGGTTTGCACATCTCATGGGACCAACCTTGGAATATTGAATATATGAATACGCATGAGGTCAAACACGAGGTCAAATATGAG TTTTACCGCTAA